A region from the Pungitius pungitius chromosome 16, fPunPun2.1, whole genome shotgun sequence genome encodes:
- the LOC119215875 gene encoding 15-hydroxyprostaglandin dehydrogenase [NAD(+)]-like isoform X1 has product MALQNRVAVVTGAAQGVGRAMAEILLQNGAKVALLDVNEAAGKSLKEVLDKQYGTERSLFLSCDVESEEQIKAAFQRTAEALGGVDIVCNNAGILNEAEWKKTISINLVAVVQVTYTALEHMNKLTGGRGGVIINTASMAGTTHNAPSGLKKKAKTFVCIAVQCCYSLKIFINVPCAQVSSLF; this is encoded by the exons atGGCGCTGCAGAACCGGGTGGCGGTGGTGACCGGAGCGGCGCAGGGGGTCGGCCGGGCCATGGCAGAGATACTGCTGCAGAACGGCGCCAAG GTAGCCCTCCTGGATGTGAATGAGGCGGCAGGGAAGAGTTTGAAGGAAGTCCTCGACAAGCAGTACGGAACGGAGAGAAGTCTGTTCCTCAGCTGCGATGTTGAATCAGAGGAGCAGATAAAAG CTGCCTTTCAGAGAACTGCTGAAGCTTTGGGGGGGGTCGACATCGTGTGCAACAACGCTGGCATCCTGAACGAGGCCGAGTGGAAGAAGACCATCTCCATAAACCTG GTGGCGGTTGTCCAGGTAACCTACACAGCTCTGGAGCACATGAACAAGCTGACCGGAGGTCGGGGAGGGGTCATCATCAACACCGCATCCATGGCGGGTACGACCCACAATGCACCCAgcgggttgaaaaaaaaagcaaaaaccttCGTATGCATTGCTGTGCAATGTTGTTACTCACTGAAGATCTTCATTAACGTTCCATGTGCACAG GTCTCTTCCCTTTTCTGA
- the LOC119215875 gene encoding 15-hydroxyprostaglandin dehydrogenase [NAD(+)]-like isoform X2, which yields MALQNRVAVVTGAAQGVGRAMAEILLQNGAKVALLDVNEAAGKSLKEVLDKQYGTERSLFLSCDVESEEQIKAAFQRTAEALGGVDIVCNNAGILNEAEWKKTISINLVAVVQVTYTALEHMNKLTGGRGGVIINTASMAGLFPFLSCPVYTATKYGVVGFTRAMAVRMAFLFILSLALYVI from the exons atGGCGCTGCAGAACCGGGTGGCGGTGGTGACCGGAGCGGCGCAGGGGGTCGGCCGGGCCATGGCAGAGATACTGCTGCAGAACGGCGCCAAG GTAGCCCTCCTGGATGTGAATGAGGCGGCAGGGAAGAGTTTGAAGGAAGTCCTCGACAAGCAGTACGGAACGGAGAGAAGTCTGTTCCTCAGCTGCGATGTTGAATCAGAGGAGCAGATAAAAG CTGCCTTTCAGAGAACTGCTGAAGCTTTGGGGGGGGTCGACATCGTGTGCAACAACGCTGGCATCCTGAACGAGGCCGAGTGGAAGAAGACCATCTCCATAAACCTG GTGGCGGTTGTCCAGGTAACCTACACAGCTCTGGAGCACATGAACAAGCTGACCGGAGGTCGGGGAGGGGTCATCATCAACACCGCATCCATGGCGG GTCTCTTCCCTTTTCTGAGCTGCCCGGTCTACACGGCCACTAAGTACGGGGTGGTCGGCTTCACGCGCGCCATGGCGGTGAGGATGGCTTTCCTTTTCATCTTATCGCTCGCTTTATACGTCATCTGA
- the LOC119215875 gene encoding 15-hydroxyprostaglandin dehydrogenase [NAD(+)]-like isoform X3 produces the protein MALQNRVAVVTGAAQGVGRAMAEILLQNGAKVALLDVNEAAGKSLKEVLDKQYGTERSLFLSCDVESEEQIKAAFQRTAEALGGVDIVCNNAGILNEAEWKKTISINLVAVVQVTYTALEHMNKLTGGRGGVIINTASMAGLFPFLSCPVYTATKYGVVGFTRAMAANSTA, from the exons atGGCGCTGCAGAACCGGGTGGCGGTGGTGACCGGAGCGGCGCAGGGGGTCGGCCGGGCCATGGCAGAGATACTGCTGCAGAACGGCGCCAAG GTAGCCCTCCTGGATGTGAATGAGGCGGCAGGGAAGAGTTTGAAGGAAGTCCTCGACAAGCAGTACGGAACGGAGAGAAGTCTGTTCCTCAGCTGCGATGTTGAATCAGAGGAGCAGATAAAAG CTGCCTTTCAGAGAACTGCTGAAGCTTTGGGGGGGGTCGACATCGTGTGCAACAACGCTGGCATCCTGAACGAGGCCGAGTGGAAGAAGACCATCTCCATAAACCTG GTGGCGGTTGTCCAGGTAACCTACACAGCTCTGGAGCACATGAACAAGCTGACCGGAGGTCGGGGAGGGGTCATCATCAACACCGCATCCATGGCGG GTCTCTTCCCTTTTCTGAGCTGCCCGGTCTACACGGCCACTAAGTACGGGGTGGTCGGCTTCACGCGCGCCATGGCG gctaACTCCACCGCGTAG
- the zgc:56585 gene encoding 15-hydroxyprostaglandin dehydrogenase [NAD(+)], which yields MSLNGKSAVVTGAAKGIGRAITELLLLNRAKVALLDVDETAGRSLKEVLDRQYPPERTLFLSCNVESEEQIKAALQKTAETFGGIDILCNNAGILNEATWEKTVSINMMGVIRGTYLALEHMSKLSGGRGGVIVNMASMAGLGPLPGCPVYTATKHGVVGFTRAMAVASTASGYGVRFNVVCPGFVQTDLFSALKTNLGRFSNMGDATEQLMQHLGVISVSEVAQSVLEMVTDETLSGRACCVSPKGRRYVDFPSFAQ from the exons ATGTCCCTGAACGGTAAAAGTGCGGTGGTGACCGGGGCGGCGAAGGGCATCGGGAGGGCCATCACGGAGCTTCTCCTGCTCAACAGGGCCAAG GTAGCCCTTCTGGACGTGGACGAGACCGCAGGAAGGAGTTTGAAGGAAGTTCTGGACAGGCAGTACCCGCCGGAGAGAACCCTGTTCCTCAGCTGTAATGTGGAGTCTGAGGAGCAGATTAAAG CCGCTCTGCAGAAAACCGCTGAGACCTTCGGAGGCATCGACATCCTGTGCAACAACGCCGGCATCCTGAACGAGGCCACGTGGGAGAAGACCGTCTCCATCAACATG ATGGGGGTCATCAGGGGGACGTACCTGGCGCTGGAGCACATGAGCAAGTTGAGTGGAGGTCGTGGAGGGGTCATCGTCAACATGGCGTCCATGGCAG GTCTCGGCCCTCTACCAGGCTGCCCGGTCTACACGGCCACTAAGCACGGGGTGGTGGGCTTTACGCGGGCCATGGCG GTTGCTTCCACAGCGTCGGGCTACGGTGTCCGCTTCAACGTCGTCTGCCCCGGGTTCGTCCAAACGGACCTCTTCTCCGCGTTGAAGACCAACCTGGGCCGCTTCTCCAACATGGGCGACGCCACCGAGCAACTCATGCAGCATCTGGGGGTCATAAG CGTGTCCGAGGTGGCGCAGTCCGTCCTGGAGATGGTGACGGACGAGACGCTGAGTGGACGGGCCTGCTGCGTCTCCCCTAAAGGACGAAGATACGTGGACTTCCCCTCCTTCGCCCAGTGA